A region of Hippoglossus stenolepis isolate QCI-W04-F060 chromosome 7, HSTE1.2, whole genome shotgun sequence DNA encodes the following proteins:
- the rbmx gene encoding RNA-binding motif protein, X chromosome, with product MAEADRPGKLFIGGLNTETTEKALDQYFNKYGRIVEVILMKDRETNKSRGFAFVTFESPSDAKDAAREMNGKSLDGKPIKVEQATKPQFESGGRRGPPPMYSRSRPPRGARGSRGSIGGMRGPPSRDYDDNSGNGEPFFKGMSSRGPPPMKRGPPVRNGGPPPKRSAPSGPLSRPSMSRDRDPYGPPPPRRDSMMSRRDDYPSPRDENYNSKDSYSSRDYNSRESRDYGPPPRDYSYREYTNSSSRDDYGSMSRGYSDRDGYGGGRETRSYMDRPSGGSYRDSYDGYGNSRSAPPSRGPPPSYGGSSGSSRYDDYGSSTRDGYGSRDSYPSSRSEPYPPSRGERMGRQERGPAPPVERGYPPRDTYSSSSRGAPRGGRGGNRADRGMARSRY from the exons ATGGCAGAGGCAGACCGACCGGGGAAGCTCTTCATCGGGGGACTGAACACGGAGACCACCGAGAAGGCCCTGGACCAGTACTTCAACAAATATGGCAGGATTGTCGAAG ttattttgatGAAGGACCGTGAAACAAACAAGTCAAGAGGATTTGCTTTTGTTACTTTTGAAAGTCCGTCTGATGCAAAGGATGCAGCACGCGAGATGAATGGAAAG TCTCTCGACGGCAAGCCTATCAAAGTCGAGCAGGCTACAAAGCCTCAGTTTGAGAGTGGAGGCAGGCGAGGACCTCCACCCATGTACTCCCGCAGTCGCCCCCCCAGAGGAGCCCGTGGTTCCAGGGGAAGTATTGGTGGAATGAGGGGCCCACCTTCCAGAg ACTACGATGATAATTCAGGAAATGGAGAACCCTTCTTCAAAGGGATGTCATCCAGAGGCCCCCCTCCTATGAAGAGAGGACCCCCAGTACGTAATGGAGGCCCCCCACCAAAGAGGTCTGCCCCGTCTGGTCCTTTGAGCAGAC CATCCATGTCAAGGGACAGGGATCCATATGGTCCACCCCCTCCTCGCAGAGACTCCATGATGTCCAGGAGGGATGATTATCCATCACCACGAGACGAAAATTACAACTCAAAAGACAG CTACTCCAGCCGGGATTATAATTCCAGAGAGTCAAGGGATTATGGACCTCCCCCCAGAGATTATTCATACAGAGAGTACACAAATTCCAGTTCCCGAGATGACTATGGCTCAATGTCAAGAGGATACAG CGATCGCGATGGTTATGGCGGAGGCCGCGAAACCCGAAGCTACATGGACCGTCCGAGTGGTGGCTCCTACCGAGATTCATACGATGGTTATG GTAACTCTCGCAGCGCCCCACCTTCAAGGGGCCCCCCACCATCCTATGGTGGGAGCAGTGGAAGCAGTCGTTATGATGACTATGGCAGCAGTACCCGGGATGGCTATGGCAGTCGTGACAGTTACCCCAGCAGTCGGAGTGAGCCGTATCCACCTAGCCGTGGTGAGCGTATGGGCAGGCAGGAGAGGGGCCCTGCTCCCCCTGTCGAGAGAGGCTACCCTCCTCGTGATACGTACAGCAGCTCAAGTCGTGGAGCGCCTCGTGGGGGCCGCGGGGGCAATCGAGCCGATAGAGGAATGGCTCGCAGCAGATACTGA